One region of Kytococcus sedentarius DSM 20547 genomic DNA includes:
- a CDS encoding excinuclease ABC subunit A, which translates to MTSGSPSIPTAPTLPASSDGHITVTGARLHNLRDVTVSIPRDRLVAVTGVSGSGKSSLAFGTVHAEAQRRYFETVAPFARRLIHAAVDPQVRSITGLPPAVALGQQATTSGTSSRSTVGTVTHTGNTLRMVFSRCGDYPTGAAHLDSDAFSVNTAVGACPECSGLGVVHEPTEASMVPDPDLSIAEGAIAAWPGAWQGKNYRDITATLGYDITSSWRDLPAADRQWILFTDDQPVVQVVPERDPERIQRPYSGTFSSARRYLMRTLSETKSATQWARALRFVETTPCPACDGHGLRADALAVTWQGRSLPDAAALPLAELADLARRRRHALPDEGGSAREGAERLLLGDLLARLDVLLELGLGHLSLGRRSTTVSPGEMQRLRLATLLHTGLFGVVYVLDEPSAGLHPRDTEALLRVLRRLVDAGNTVLVVEHDMAVVAACDWVVDVGPGAGEGGGRVLHSGPVDELAGVAESVTGRYLAQPIHPAEVLGADATGGSTSAGTPGDDLAAEPLPAPRTGSGQLVASGLRRHTVRGVDLTLPLGAVSVVTGVSGSGKSSLLDALADVVAMHAQEVSTEAAEEHGEPGTQDVGHPGEGHPGEDAAGAALTASGTGTGQGTPPAPARVVLTGGRVERLVRITQKPIGRSPRSTLATYTGAMDRIRSLFAATDDAQERGYGAGRFSFNTTPGRCPTCEGQGSVSVELLFMPGTYSTCPECHGARYDAETLQVHWEGHRIDEVLGWTVAEARERFAEHPQLARTFGALADLGLDYLTLGHPATDLSGGEAQRIKLATELRVQRRTPTLYLFDEPTTGLHPADVHRLLRQLHGLAGASHTVVLAEHDAVAVATADHVVEMGPGAGGAGGRVVAAGIRSSFVA; encoded by the coding sequence ATGACGTCCGGCTCGCCCTCCATCCCCACCGCACCGACTCTCCCCGCCTCCTCCGACGGCCACATCACCGTCACCGGCGCCCGCCTGCACAACCTGCGCGACGTCACGGTCTCCATCCCCCGCGACCGCCTGGTGGCCGTGACCGGCGTCTCCGGCTCGGGCAAGTCCTCGCTCGCCTTCGGCACGGTCCACGCCGAGGCACAGCGCCGCTACTTCGAGACCGTCGCCCCCTTCGCCCGCCGCCTCATCCACGCCGCGGTCGACCCGCAGGTGCGCAGCATCACGGGGCTGCCCCCGGCGGTCGCGCTGGGCCAGCAGGCCACCACCAGCGGCACCTCCTCGCGCTCCACCGTGGGCACCGTCACGCACACCGGCAACACCCTGCGCATGGTCTTCTCCCGATGCGGTGACTACCCCACCGGCGCCGCCCACCTGGACTCCGACGCGTTCTCCGTGAACACCGCCGTGGGCGCCTGCCCGGAGTGTTCCGGCCTGGGCGTGGTGCACGAACCCACCGAGGCCTCGATGGTGCCCGACCCCGACCTGTCGATCGCCGAGGGGGCCATCGCTGCATGGCCCGGCGCGTGGCAGGGCAAGAACTACCGCGACATCACCGCCACTCTGGGCTACGACATCACCTCCTCGTGGCGCGACCTGCCCGCCGCCGACCGCCAGTGGATCCTGTTCACCGACGACCAACCCGTGGTGCAGGTGGTGCCCGAGCGCGACCCGGAGCGCATCCAGCGTCCCTACTCCGGCACCTTCTCCTCGGCCCGCCGCTACCTGATGCGGACGCTGTCCGAGACCAAGTCCGCCACCCAGTGGGCCCGCGCCCTACGCTTCGTGGAGACCACCCCCTGCCCCGCCTGCGACGGCCACGGCCTGCGCGCCGATGCCCTCGCCGTCACCTGGCAGGGCCGCTCGCTGCCCGATGCGGCAGCGCTCCCCCTGGCCGAGCTGGCCGACCTCGCCCGCCGCCGCCGGCACGCCCTGCCCGACGAGGGCGGCAGTGCCCGCGAGGGTGCCGAACGTCTGCTCCTCGGCGACCTGCTCGCGCGCCTGGACGTGCTGCTGGAGCTCGGTCTGGGCCACCTCTCCCTGGGGCGCCGCAGCACCACCGTCTCGCCCGGCGAGATGCAGCGCCTGCGCCTGGCGACCCTGCTGCACACCGGCCTGTTCGGGGTGGTGTACGTGCTCGACGAGCCCTCCGCCGGCCTGCACCCGCGCGACACCGAGGCCCTGCTGCGCGTCCTGCGCCGGTTGGTCGATGCGGGGAACACCGTGCTGGTCGTCGAGCACGACATGGCCGTGGTGGCCGCGTGCGACTGGGTGGTGGACGTCGGCCCCGGCGCCGGCGAGGGCGGCGGCCGGGTGTTGCACTCCGGGCCGGTGGACGAGCTGGCCGGCGTGGCCGAGTCCGTCACCGGGCGGTACCTGGCCCAGCCGATCCACCCCGCGGAGGTGCTGGGGGCCGACGCGACCGGCGGCTCCACCAGCGCCGGCACCCCGGGAGACGATCTCGCCGCGGAGCCCCTGCCGGCACCGCGCACCGGCAGCGGCCAGCTCGTGGCCTCGGGTCTGCGCCGCCACACCGTGCGGGGGGTCGACCTCACGCTGCCGCTCGGTGCGGTGAGTGTGGTCACCGGCGTCTCCGGGTCGGGCAAGTCCTCGCTGCTGGACGCCCTGGCCGACGTGGTCGCGATGCATGCCCAGGAGGTCTCGACCGAGGCGGCCGAGGAGCACGGGGAGCCGGGCACCCAGGACGTGGGGCACCCCGGTGAGGGGCATCCGGGTGAGGATGCCGCCGGGGCCGCGCTCACCGCATCGGGCACGGGCACCGGGCAGGGCACCCCGCCGGCGCCGGCCCGGGTGGTACTCACCGGCGGACGGGTGGAGCGCCTGGTGCGCATCACGCAGAAGCCGATCGGCCGCTCCCCCCGCTCCACGCTCGCCACCTACACCGGGGCGATGGACCGCATCCGCAGCCTGTTCGCCGCCACCGACGACGCGCAGGAACGCGGCTACGGGGCGGGGCGGTTCAGCTTCAACACCACCCCGGGCCGGTGCCCCACCTGCGAGGGGCAGGGCTCGGTGTCCGTGGAGCTGCTGTTCATGCCCGGCACGTACTCCACCTGCCCGGAGTGTCACGGCGCGCGCTACGACGCCGAGACGCTGCAGGTCCACTGGGAGGGGCACCGCATCGACGAGGTGCTGGGCTGGACCGTGGCCGAAGCCCGCGAGCGCTTCGCCGAGCACCCGCAGCTGGCCCGCACCTTCGGCGCCCTGGCGGACCTGGGGCTCGACTACCTGACCCTGGGGCACCCGGCAACCGACCTCTCCGGCGGGGAGGCGCAGCGCATCAAGCTGGCCACCGAGCTGCGCGTGCAGCGCCGCACGCCGACGCTGTACCTGTTCGACGAGCCGACCACCGGGCTCCACCCGGCCGACGTGCACCGGCTGCTGCGTCAGCTCCACGGGTTGGCCGGCGCGAGCCACACCGTCGTGCTGGCCGAGCACGACGCAGTGGCCGTGGCGACGGCCGACCACGTGGTTGAGATGGGGCCCGGCGCCGGCGGCGCGGGCGGACGGGTGGTGGCCGCCGGCATCCGTTCGTCGTTCGTAGCGTGA
- a CDS encoding SulP family inorganic anion transporter: MTSPTPAPAFPATDDYPLVPEAGERETSTWAALRNPARLRTEVLAGLVVALALIPEAISFSIIAGVDPRLGLFASFTMAVSIAILGGRPAMISAATGAVALVIAPVAREYGMNYFIATVILAGVLQVVLAVLGVARLMRFIPRMVMVGFVNALAILIFVAQLPHLTDVPVLVYPLVVAGLAIIFLLPRLTTVVPPPLVAIVLLTAVVLLAGWQVPTVGDMGELPDSLPTLLVPDVPLTAETLRIIGPFALAMALVGLLESLMTAKLVDDITDTHSNKTRESWGQGAANVITGFFGGMGGCAMIGQTMINVKASGARTRISTFLAGVFLLVLVVVLGDTVALIPMAALVAVMVFVSWATFDWHSIAPSTLKRMPWSELAVMVVTVVVTVVSHNLAYGVILGVLTAFVVFARRVAHFTTVERVATLDTTEDGEVDTATYRVRGELFFASSNDLVYQFDYSGDPQRIVIDLSESHIWDVSTVAALDGIQTKYAARGKRVQIVGLNEASAARHGQLSGHLGEGH, encoded by the coding sequence GTGACCTCACCGACCCCTGCCCCGGCGTTCCCCGCCACCGACGACTACCCGCTGGTCCCCGAGGCCGGCGAGCGCGAGACCTCCACCTGGGCGGCCCTGCGCAACCCGGCCCGCCTGCGCACCGAGGTGCTGGCGGGCCTCGTGGTGGCCCTGGCGTTGATCCCCGAGGCGATCTCCTTCTCCATCATCGCGGGGGTCGACCCGCGGCTGGGTCTGTTCGCCTCGTTCACGATGGCGGTGAGCATCGCCATCCTGGGCGGTCGCCCGGCGATGATCTCGGCTGCCACCGGCGCCGTCGCACTGGTGATCGCCCCGGTGGCCCGCGAGTACGGGATGAACTACTTCATCGCCACGGTGATCCTGGCCGGGGTGTTGCAGGTGGTCCTCGCCGTGCTGGGGGTGGCGCGGCTGATGCGGTTCATCCCCCGGATGGTGATGGTCGGCTTCGTCAACGCGCTGGCGATCCTGATCTTCGTGGCCCAGCTGCCCCACCTGACCGACGTCCCGGTGCTGGTCTACCCGCTGGTGGTCGCCGGGCTGGCCATCATCTTCCTGCTGCCGCGGCTGACCACCGTGGTCCCGCCGCCGCTGGTGGCGATCGTGCTGCTCACCGCCGTGGTGCTGCTGGCCGGGTGGCAGGTGCCCACCGTCGGGGACATGGGTGAGCTGCCCGACTCGCTGCCGACGCTGCTGGTGCCCGACGTGCCCCTGACGGCCGAGACGCTGCGCATCATCGGCCCGTTCGCGCTGGCGATGGCGCTGGTCGGCCTGCTCGAGTCGCTGATGACGGCCAAGCTGGTGGACGACATCACCGACACCCACTCCAACAAGACCCGGGAGAGCTGGGGCCAGGGCGCGGCGAACGTCATCACCGGCTTCTTCGGCGGCATGGGCGGCTGCGCCATGATCGGCCAGACGATGATCAACGTGAAGGCCTCCGGAGCGCGCACGCGGATCTCGACCTTCCTCGCGGGCGTCTTCCTGTTGGTCCTGGTGGTCGTGCTGGGCGACACGGTGGCGCTCATCCCGATGGCGGCGCTGGTGGCGGTCATGGTCTTCGTCTCCTGGGCGACCTTCGACTGGCACTCCATCGCCCCCTCGACCCTGAAGCGGATGCCGTGGAGCGAGCTCGCGGTGATGGTCGTGACGGTGGTGGTGACGGTGGTCAGCCACAACCTCGCCTATGGCGTGATCCTGGGTGTGCTGACGGCGTTCGTGGTGTTCGCCCGCCGGGTTGCGCACTTCACCACCGTGGAGCGGGTGGCCACGCTGGACACGACCGAGGACGGCGAGGTCGACACCGCGACCTACCGGGTGCGCGGCGAGCTCTTCTTCGCCAGCAGCAACGATCTGGTCTACCAGTTCGACTACTCCGGCGACCCGCAGCGCATCGTCATCGACCTCTCGGAGAGCCACATCTGGGACGTCTCCACGGTGGCGGCGCTGGACGGCATCCAGACCAAGTACGCCGCCCGGGGCAAGAGGGTGCAGATCGTCGGGCTGAACGAGGCCTCGGCCGCCCGCCACGGGCAGCTCTCCGGGCACCTCGGAGAGGGCCACTGA
- a CDS encoding MFS transporter, with amino-acid sequence MLPSPATPAPTDRPGPLGRAVDWFLPPRMGSSFRWLMGSAYSSNLADGVVLAAGPLLVASQTSSALLISAAPMLNRLPWLVLGLGAGAIADRVDRRRMAMLANLLRAAVLMVLVAILVTGQVSIAAVLVVMLLLGTAEVLCDSATNTLLPSVVARKDLVTGNARLMSAFLVANQLVGPAFGAFLFALGSAWPFGVSALAIVLAAVLVSRMVVPPVAGADSETATRTTSGVRGLHADVVSGLRWLRDAPAVRTLVLTILTFNITWAMGWGILVLWAQERVGLGPVGFGLLTSATAVGGVISVLAYDRIAARWSLAGIMKVCLTLEVLMHLVLATTTAASVAYATMFGFGLYTFVWSATSSAVRQRATPQHMMGRISSINMVGLTGGMVIGMPIGGAVADAFGVTAPFWVAFAGSGLTLVLIWRSLSHIAHVAEVGPEAAAAAH; translated from the coding sequence GTGCTCCCGTCCCCCGCCACGCCCGCGCCGACCGATCGCCCCGGGCCCCTGGGGCGGGCGGTCGACTGGTTCCTCCCGCCGCGGATGGGGTCGAGCTTCCGCTGGCTGATGGGCTCGGCCTACTCCTCCAACCTGGCCGATGGGGTGGTGCTCGCCGCGGGTCCGCTGCTGGTGGCCAGCCAGACCTCCTCGGCCCTGCTCATCTCCGCGGCGCCGATGCTGAACCGCCTGCCGTGGCTGGTGCTGGGGCTGGGGGCCGGCGCCATCGCCGACCGGGTGGACCGGCGCCGCATGGCGATGCTGGCCAACCTGCTGCGCGCCGCGGTGCTGATGGTCCTGGTGGCCATCCTGGTGACCGGGCAGGTGTCCATCGCCGCCGTGCTGGTGGTGATGCTGCTGCTCGGGACGGCGGAGGTCCTCTGCGACAGCGCGACCAACACCCTGCTGCCCTCGGTGGTGGCGCGCAAGGACCTGGTCACCGGCAACGCCCGGCTCATGTCGGCCTTCCTCGTGGCCAACCAGCTCGTGGGCCCGGCGTTCGGCGCGTTCCTGTTCGCGCTGGGCTCGGCGTGGCCGTTCGGGGTCTCCGCACTGGCGATCGTGCTGGCGGCAGTCCTGGTCTCCCGCATGGTGGTCCCGCCGGTCGCCGGCGCCGACAGCGAGACGGCCACGCGCACCACATCGGGCGTGCGGGGGCTGCACGCCGACGTGGTGAGCGGGCTGCGGTGGCTGCGCGACGCCCCCGCCGTGCGCACGCTGGTGCTCACCATCCTGACCTTCAACATCACGTGGGCGATGGGGTGGGGCATCCTCGTGCTCTGGGCGCAGGAGCGCGTGGGGCTGGGGCCCGTCGGGTTCGGCCTGCTCACCTCGGCCACCGCGGTCGGTGGGGTGATCTCGGTGCTGGCCTACGACCGCATCGCCGCCCGGTGGTCGCTGGCCGGCATCATGAAGGTCTGCCTCACGCTGGAGGTGCTCATGCACCTGGTGCTCGCCACGACCACCGCGGCGTCGGTGGCGTACGCGACCATGTTCGGCTTCGGCCTGTACACCTTCGTGTGGTCGGCCACCTCGTCGGCGGTCCGGCAGCGGGCGACGCCGCAGCACATGATGGGGCGCATCTCGTCCATCAACATGGTGGGCCTGACCGGCGGCATGGTGATCGGCATGCCCATCGGCGGGGCCGTGGCCGACGCCTTCGGGGTCACGGCGCCGTTCTGGGTGGCGTTCGCCGGGTCCGGGCTCACGCTGGTGCTCATCTGGCGCTCGCTGTCCCACATCGCACACGTGGCCGAGGTCGGCCCCGAAGCGGCGGCTGCGGCACACTGA
- a CDS encoding GNAT family N-acetyltransferase translates to MSQSIRPRRDADLPGLAAALLEQQAHSGYPHRDPLPAPPEQFIQRPAEEAAWVAEVGGEVVGHVAVGRTASDGSGGDAPFVEAWSAASGRPAEDLRVVGVLFTATSARGTGAGVALLRHATGYVLDAGCVPCLDVLPTHERALSLYRHLGWREVTRQRPEWLDAGAPDVIGMVFDPRDGYGSASSPPMHRG, encoded by the coding sequence GTGAGTCAGTCCATCCGCCCCCGTCGCGACGCCGATCTGCCCGGCCTCGCAGCGGCACTGCTCGAGCAACAGGCCCACTCCGGCTACCCGCACCGCGACCCGCTGCCCGCGCCGCCGGAGCAGTTCATCCAGCGCCCGGCCGAGGAGGCCGCGTGGGTGGCCGAGGTGGGCGGTGAGGTGGTGGGCCACGTGGCGGTGGGGCGTACTGCGAGCGACGGCAGCGGCGGTGACGCCCCGTTCGTGGAGGCCTGGAGTGCTGCCAGTGGACGCCCGGCCGAGGACCTGCGGGTCGTGGGGGTCCTCTTCACGGCCACCTCCGCACGGGGGACGGGGGCCGGGGTCGCCCTGTTGCGCCACGCCACCGGGTACGTCCTCGATGCGGGGTGCGTCCCCTGCCTGGACGTGCTGCCCACGCACGAGCGGGCCCTGTCCCTCTACCGGCACCTGGGCTGGCGGGAGGTCACCCGGCAGCGCCCGGAGTGGCTGGACGCCGGCGCCCCGGACGTCATCGGGATGGTGTTCGACCCGCGGGATGGGTACGGCTCGGCCAGTTCTCCACCCATGCATCGCGGGTGA
- a CDS encoding J-domain-containing protein, whose amino-acid sequence MSDPDRPAEHPGGTEPEPRSRPLQAHHVQTVVDKAIEQAQREGAFDNLPGAGKPLHLSSSDDPEWWVKGFIEREGLDFSEAQPGPLQLRRERAGFPESLLHLADESAVREHLEDFNARVLADRRRPVAGTSSPPVVGRVDVEEVVGRWREAAAAREQCGRGDHDVAPATTTDHADDDASPEGGNRAHGKSTRRWWAPWRR is encoded by the coding sequence GTGAGTGATCCCGACCGACCAGCCGAGCACCCCGGTGGCACGGAGCCCGAGCCCCGCTCCCGCCCGCTGCAGGCCCACCACGTCCAGACCGTCGTGGACAAGGCCATCGAGCAGGCCCAGCGAGAGGGCGCCTTCGACAACCTCCCCGGCGCGGGCAAGCCCTTGCACCTCAGCTCCTCCGACGACCCCGAGTGGTGGGTGAAGGGGTTCATCGAGCGGGAGGGGCTGGACTTCTCCGAGGCCCAGCCCGGCCCGCTGCAGCTGCGCCGGGAGCGGGCCGGCTTCCCCGAGTCGCTGCTCCACCTGGCCGACGAGTCCGCCGTCCGGGAGCACCTGGAGGACTTCAATGCCCGGGTGCTGGCCGACCGTCGACGCCCCGTCGCCGGCACCTCCTCGCCGCCGGTGGTCGGGCGCGTCGACGTGGAGGAGGTGGTGGGTCGATGGCGGGAGGCCGCCGCGGCGCGGGAGCAGTGCGGCCGGGGCGACCACGACGTCGCGCCCGCCACGACGACTGATCACGCCGACGACGACGCCTCGCCCGAGGGTGGCAACCGAGCTCACGGGAAGTCGACCCGCCGGTGGTGGGCTCCCTGGCGGCGCTGA
- a CDS encoding thiol-disulfide oxidoreductase DCC family protein, protein MSALLYDPDCGFCTRAAQVLARWPVTCEVAPMTPDRLTAAGVDAQRADREIPFVDDAGQVSYGAAAIAAALRTADRSTSLGRLVWAAGAALGAPPLAWVAPPVYRLVAEHRHELPGGTPACALPPRAG, encoded by the coding sequence ATGAGCGCCCTGCTGTACGACCCCGACTGCGGCTTCTGCACCCGTGCGGCACAGGTGCTGGCGCGGTGGCCCGTCACCTGTGAGGTCGCCCCCATGACCCCGGACCGGCTGACCGCCGCGGGGGTCGATGCCCAGCGGGCCGACCGGGAGATCCCCTTCGTGGACGATGCGGGGCAGGTCTCCTACGGCGCCGCGGCCATCGCGGCGGCACTGCGGACGGCGGACCGGTCGACCTCGCTGGGGCGGCTGGTGTGGGCGGCCGGCGCGGCCCTGGGTGCCCCGCCCCTGGCGTGGGTGGCACCGCCGGTGTACCGGCTGGTGGCCGAGCACCGGCACGAGCTGCCCGGCGGGACCCCCGCGTGTGCGCTGCCGCCTCGGGCGGGGTGA
- a CDS encoding DUF389 domain-containing protein, translated as MQHTQDSRVAPQWHPGAVVAVVELAALGLALGALASVPDQWGPVVHRIGAGVGAVWAVWLAVRATRRGASPLWMGGLGLAAAGLAVTALGEAGWWGWSVRAYAAGLVLLIAAEVRWRRHEEAITGPGLNELLFAGLATVTMVAPVLGLRVSLFAGLALAVLHVGIDAAHRAGFTDVSPTGEADDGRLERWLRSNAASGVDRGEVVDTLFFEAEQGRGRTVQFLVQMVLATVIATLGVLTDSTAVVIGAMVVAPLMLPLLAAGLSLGMGWPRRLVRSLVLAALGIVLAVGVAFVLVRALGMGIDLQANSQVSSRIAPTVPDLLIAVASGAAGAFALSRRNLGTALPGVAIAIALVPPLAVLATCLEQGAWSAAAGAGLLFLTNIVCMVAAAGLTFVLTGVVPLSSLETNQERVGAWGVGVGVAAGLVVCALALHAGR; from the coding sequence ATGCAACACACCCAGGACAGCCGTGTCGCGCCGCAGTGGCACCCGGGAGCGGTGGTGGCGGTCGTGGAACTGGCCGCGCTCGGCCTCGCCCTGGGCGCACTGGCCTCGGTGCCGGACCAGTGGGGGCCGGTCGTGCACCGCATCGGCGCCGGGGTCGGTGCGGTGTGGGCGGTGTGGCTCGCGGTGCGCGCCACCCGGCGTGGCGCAAGCCCGCTGTGGATGGGCGGACTGGGCCTGGCTGCGGCCGGGCTGGCGGTCACCGCGTTGGGCGAGGCCGGTTGGTGGGGGTGGTCGGTGCGGGCCTACGCGGCGGGGCTGGTGCTCCTCATCGCGGCCGAGGTGCGGTGGCGACGGCACGAGGAGGCCATCACCGGCCCGGGACTGAACGAGCTGCTGTTCGCCGGCCTGGCCACGGTGACGATGGTGGCGCCCGTGCTCGGGCTGCGCGTGTCCCTGTTCGCCGGGTTGGCGCTGGCCGTGCTGCACGTCGGCATCGATGCGGCCCACCGGGCGGGGTTCACCGACGTCTCCCCCACCGGCGAGGCCGACGACGGGCGGCTCGAACGGTGGTTGCGCTCGAACGCCGCCTCCGGGGTGGACCGGGGGGAGGTCGTGGACACTCTGTTCTTCGAGGCCGAGCAGGGCCGGGGCCGGACGGTGCAGTTCCTGGTGCAGATGGTGTTGGCCACCGTGATCGCCACGTTGGGGGTGCTCACGGACTCCACCGCCGTGGTGATCGGCGCCATGGTGGTGGCCCCGCTGATGCTGCCGCTGCTCGCCGCCGGGCTGAGCCTGGGGATGGGGTGGCCGCGGCGGCTGGTGCGCAGCCTCGTCCTGGCGGCACTCGGCATCGTGCTGGCGGTGGGGGTGGCCTTCGTGCTCGTGCGCGCGCTGGGGATGGGGATCGACCTGCAGGCGAACTCCCAGGTGAGCTCCCGCATCGCGCCCACCGTGCCGGACCTGCTGATCGCCGTGGCCTCGGGCGCGGCGGGGGCGTTCGCCCTCTCGCGGCGCAACCTGGGCACGGCGCTACCGGGGGTGGCGATCGCCATCGCGCTGGTGCCGCCGTTGGCGGTGCTGGCCACCTGCTTGGAGCAGGGCGCGTGGAGCGCGGCGGCCGGGGCAGGGCTGCTGTTCCTCACCAACATCGTGTGCATGGTGGCCGCCGCCGGGCTGACCTTCGTGCTCACGGGGGTGGTGCCGCTGAGCTCGCTGGAGACGAACCAGGAGCGGGTGGGGGCCTGGGGTGTGGGCGTGGGCGTGGCGGCCGGGCTCGTGGTCTGCGCGTTGGCGCTGCATGCGGGACGATGA
- a CDS encoding LysE family transporter codes for MDLLLPLAIVWTLGVMSPGPDFVAILRTAMRHGHRAATSTALGVVTGISVWIVLALVGLTALVQAIPAVGVVMKVAGAVFLIGYGVFILWSLWRARRAARAAPLGPAAADEASGVAEPAAAPSPAHPITAGAAFRLGLATNVANPKALVFFGALFSTLLPPTLSWAVRGAVLLMMLAIALVWFLALARAASRPPLVRLYERAGHLIDAAAGVAFVVLGVVLLLE; via the coding sequence ATGGACCTCCTTCTGCCACTGGCGATCGTCTGGACCCTGGGCGTGATGAGCCCGGGCCCTGACTTCGTCGCCATCCTGCGCACGGCGATGCGTCACGGCCACCGCGCGGCGACCTCCACGGCGCTGGGCGTGGTCACGGGGATCAGCGTCTGGATCGTGCTGGCGCTGGTCGGGTTGACGGCCCTGGTGCAGGCGATCCCGGCGGTGGGGGTGGTGATGAAGGTGGCCGGTGCGGTCTTCCTCATCGGCTACGGGGTGTTCATCCTGTGGAGCCTCTGGCGGGCCCGGCGCGCAGCCCGGGCCGCGCCACTGGGGCCGGCCGCCGCCGACGAGGCGTCGGGCGTGGCCGAGCCGGCGGCCGCACCCTCCCCGGCCCACCCCATCACGGCCGGCGCGGCCTTCCGCCTCGGCCTGGCCACGAACGTGGCGAACCCCAAGGCGCTGGTCTTCTTCGGCGCGCTGTTCTCCACGCTCCTCCCGCCGACCCTCTCCTGGGCCGTGCGGGGCGCCGTGCTGCTGATGATGCTGGCGATCGCCCTGGTGTGGTTCCTCGCCCTGGCCCGGGCCGCGAGCCGCCCGCCCTTGGTGCGCCTCTACGAACGGGCCGGTCACCTCATCGATGCGGCAGCAGGGGTGGCCTTCGTCGTGCTCGGGGTGGTGCTCCTGCTGGAGTGA
- a CDS encoding Rieske (2Fe-2S) protein: protein MTHLPSPCSTCPGHPARPGPSRRQVVTGATAVAAFGVPTLAACSDDPGTSGRPGVNTVSVAADDVPVGGGVIQEGWVVTQPTEGDFKAFSAECTHQGCAVSEVADGQIICSCHGSYFAIADGAPTAGPATRPLAGAAVEEADGQLTISPQQG from the coding sequence GTGACCCACCTCCCCAGCCCCTGCTCGACCTGCCCCGGCCACCCCGCACGGCCCGGCCCGTCCCGCCGCCAGGTGGTCACCGGCGCCACCGCCGTGGCGGCCTTCGGGGTGCCCACCCTGGCCGCCTGCAGCGACGACCCCGGCACCTCGGGTCGTCCCGGCGTGAACACGGTCAGCGTCGCGGCGGACGACGTGCCGGTGGGCGGGGGCGTCATCCAGGAGGGCTGGGTGGTGACGCAGCCCACCGAGGGCGACTTCAAGGCCTTCAGCGCCGAGTGCACCCACCAGGGCTGTGCGGTCAGCGAGGTCGCCGACGGGCAGATCATCTGCTCCTGCCACGGCAGCTACTTCGCCATCGCCGACGGTGCCCCCACCGCCGGGCCCGCGACCAGGCCCCTGGCCGGCGCCGCCGTGGAGGAGGCCGACGGGCAGCTGACGATCAGCCCGCAGCAGGGCTGA
- a CDS encoding 4a-hydroxytetrahydrobiopterin dehydratase, protein MDADLPALLTPEWRELEGRLTTAFVPRDYATATAFVAAIAAAAEEADHHPEVTLAPGRVVVATHSHDAGAVTERDHRLARRIDEIAAARGVAGDPERFHRASVWVPVTPDEAYALVSDVTRTGQWSPTCRACRWTDPDHRGVGATFEGDNQTPERQWTTTSTVVTADPGRRFAWQVNQGFVEWGFTLTPAAQDGTLLTQTWHFTRTGRAGFDEKWGVDAVAQADQRERQAHADMPVTLARIAAALS, encoded by the coding sequence ATGGACGCCGACCTGCCAGCCCTCCTGACCCCCGAGTGGCGAGAGCTCGAGGGCCGCCTGACCACCGCCTTCGTCCCCCGGGACTACGCCACGGCCACGGCGTTCGTCGCCGCGATCGCGGCCGCGGCCGAGGAGGCCGACCACCACCCCGAGGTGACGTTGGCCCCCGGCCGCGTCGTCGTGGCCACCCACAGCCACGATGCGGGAGCCGTGACCGAGCGCGACCACCGGCTGGCCCGGCGCATCGACGAGATCGCCGCCGCCCGGGGAGTGGCAGGGGACCCGGAGCGCTTCCACCGCGCCTCGGTGTGGGTGCCGGTCACCCCCGACGAGGCCTACGCCCTGGTCAGCGACGTGACCCGCACCGGCCAGTGGAGCCCCACCTGTCGTGCCTGCCGCTGGACCGACCCCGACCACCGGGGGGTGGGTGCCACCTTCGAGGGCGACAACCAGACCCCCGAGCGACAGTGGACCACCACCAGCACGGTGGTCACCGCCGACCCCGGCCGCCGCTTCGCCTGGCAGGTCAACCAGGGCTTCGTCGAGTGGGGGTTCACGCTGACCCCTGCGGCCCAGGACGGCACCCTGCTCACCCAGACCTGGCACTTCACCCGGACCGGCCGCGCCGGGTTCGACGAGAAGTGGGGCGTCGACGCCGTCGCGCAGGCCGACCAGCGCGAGCGCCAGGCCCACGCCGACATGCCGGTGACGCTCGCCCGCATCGCCGCCGCGCTCTCCTGA